One Setaria italica strain Yugu1 chromosome I, Setaria_italica_v2.0, whole genome shotgun sequence DNA window includes the following coding sequences:
- the LOC101780194 gene encoding uncharacterized protein LOC101780194 — MRRHGSGACPQEEARGLRGHDLDRQVGKKVMLRANHLLVSIDDNLFQTSSTVTCNMKALENLESHPLDMGPAKVRSTEAQHQAVLRWDDVFGIGIKLPATKRCVLRSPPTSRLLDHPILPLNLTSDGVAVDCPLQRGSQRRKHNCNVNQQGSNWHSGSHASM; from the exons ATGCGGAGGCATGGATCCGGTGCTTGTCCCCAAGAAGAGGCTCGCGGCCTGCGCGGCCACGACTTGGACCGTCAGGTCGGGAAGAAGGTGATGCTCCGAGCAAACCACTTGCTTGTCAGCATCGACGACAATCTGTTCCAGACTTCCAGTACAGT AACTTGTAACATGAAGGCCCTGGAAAATCTAGAATCACATCCTTTGGACATGGGACCAGCAAAGGTGCGTAGCACTGAAGCTCAGCATCAAGCGGTGCTGCGGTGGGATGATGTCTTTGGCATTGGCATCAAGCTGCCTGCCACGAAGCGCTGTGTTTTAAGGTCTCCTCCTACCTCAAG ATTATTGGATCATCCCATCTTGCCTCTGAATTTGACTAGCGATGGCGTTGCAGTAGATTGCCCACTGCAGCGTGGATCTCAACGGCGCAAACATAATTGCAATGTAAACCAGCAAGGCAGCAACTGGCACAGTGGAAGCCATGCATCTATGTGA